The window CTTAAGAGAAGAAAAAGAAATTAAGCTATCAGAAGCAGTTATTGTGTCCACAGATGAGACAATGGAAATTAATATATCATCAGATAGATTACATGCATATGTGAGGCTTTTTTCAGCCATAGGTGAAGGTGAAGCCCTTGTAAAAGAAGATATTTTATCTGAATTGGAAAAAAGAAACATTGCCTTTGGCATCGACCATGAAGCCATTGATAGGTTAATAGAAGATAAAATTTATTGTAAAGACATTGAAGTAGCCAAAGGATTAGCACCTGTTGAAGGTAAAAATGGAAGAATAGAGTACCTATTTGATACCCAAAAGAAAATAAAGCCACATATGAACGAAGACGGTACAATGGATTATCACAAATTAAATATTATCACTAATGTGAAACAAGGTGATGCTTTAGCCAAGTTAATACCTGAAGAAGAAGGGATACCTGGTAAAAATATTTTTGATCAAGATATCCCTCCAGCAAAAGTAAAACCTGAAAAATTGTTTTTTGGTAAAAACACAAAAGTAAAAGAAGGTACCTTGTATGCCTTAACGGATGGTCAAGTTAAAATTGATGATGGAAAGGTAATCGTTCTTAATTATTTAGAGATATCGGGGAATATTGATAATTCCACAGGCGATATTGAATTTCTTGGTACAGTACTTGTGCGAGGAAATGTATTAACAGGATATACCATAAAAGCTAAAGGTGACGTGGAAGTAAGTGGTGTTGTTGAAGGTGCTTATATTGAGGCAGAAGGCAATATTATATTACATAGAGGTATTCAAGGCATGGACCGAGCAGTGATTAAAGCTGGTGGTAACGTCATGGCTAAGTACATAGAAAATAGTAACGTAA is drawn from Vallitalea pronyensis and contains these coding sequences:
- a CDS encoding DUF342 domain-containing protein, whose product is MSDQVYDGYFYLTNKEDGLYVTLSPPTEQGKKIEIDDIMRTLDHKKIRDYDYDLLVATLRTLREEKEIKLSEAVIVSTDETMEINISSDRLHAYVRLFSAIGEGEALVKEDILSELEKRNIAFGIDHEAIDRLIEDKIYCKDIEVAKGLAPVEGKNGRIEYLFDTQKKIKPHMNEDGTMDYHKLNIITNVKQGDALAKLIPEEEGIPGKNIFDQDIPPAKVKPEKLFFGKNTKVKEGTLYALTDGQVKIDDGKVIVLNYLEISGNIDNSTGDIEFLGTVLVRGNVLTGYTIKAKGDVEVSGVVEGAYIEAEGNIILHRGIQGMDRAVIKAGGNVMAKYIENSNVTAGGCVHSDAILHSDVSCKGEVVVEGRKGLISGGSVRSGIEIRAKVIGSHMETITNLDVGVDPAYMDELNQLQKDVKSLLEEEIKLTQIITLLSKRKNMQGSLDDNKKEMLVSATRSKIFVSNKLKNNQKRLEELTEELSHKNQGKIKVIGNIHSGVRVSIGNVKYYVREPIKYCVMYQDGADIKVTNL